GGGACGCCCCTGTGTGTACAGTACCGTGCCGATGACTTGCTTGTGTGTGACAAACCTTCTGTACaacttccttctcctccttgctGTTAGTGCATCGTTCCAATGCCTGGGTGTGCTTTGTGTACAGTATCATTGTGAGTTACACAGATTAAAGAAATGGGAAGGCTCTTCTCTGGCTGTTTTTggtcttttttggggggaggggagacTCTAGAAACAGACGAGGCACAAAATCCAAGACATGAGCAGACACCAGTTTAATGGGGCTACAGCAACGAACGGGGCGTGGAAACCTTCTGCGCAGATCGGTCCTGCAGGACCCATTTGTCCTTTAATgtgtttgtccttttttttttttttcccccactttttttctttttaccgTTTGTAAATTTATCCACTTTGCAGTGGGGGAAGGGCCAGGTGTTTGCTTCAGTGGCCACGGGCACTGCCCCGAGAAGCCCTgagccccactgctgcccagggCCTGCGCTGTGCGGAAGGGGACACAAACTGCGTGCAGGAACAGACAGCAAGGTAAAGCCCCCCCTCTGCAAAGCgcctgcccacccccccactgTACAGCCAGCCCGGTCagtgccccccccagcaccacctgATGAGATGAAGCTGCAGAAAGGCTGAGTAAAGCCGCGGGGCACAGCGGAGGGTGGCACCTGAAGGCGCAGAGGAGAGCTGACCCAAGCAGGGCCATGGCTGCTGGGGTGTCAGCGAGTGCCCAGGGCCCACGAGCTGCAGCCCCCAGTAAGCAGGGGGCACGCAGATCCAGCGAGGAAGGGGCCACGAGCAGCCCCTGAAGGGACGACGGCAgccagctgtgttttgcagccCTGGTACGTGCACTGCCCAGGCCACAGCACTGGCTCCTGCCCACCCAGAGCCATGGGACAGCACCACTTTGAGGTGCTCAGCACCAACGAGCCTGtcccctgggtgctgcccagcaccaccagcctccAGAGGGGTGTTGGGGCCAGCAGGGCTCGCGTGCGTTACAGCCACGCTGGCCtcaggagagggaggagagaagctGTTTACTGGGAGATGAACCATTAAAGCCACTCTCCTTCCCTGTCAGCAACTTACGGAGCGGCTGGAAACTGCCCCTGGGGAAGTGTCTTGGCGCAGGTCACCGTCGTGGTCCAGAGACGGAGGCTCAGGCCTGGGCTGGCACCAGCAGCGGGACAGGCTCCTGCCACGGCTGGCACCCGCGTGCtcactgcagcatccctgtcCGCACCTGGAAGGCCAGCCCGTCCCCCCGGGTGGCttgctgcagagggagagagTGGGTGCTCACAGCAGCGCCTGCCCAAGAATGAAGGACCACCAGGACCCACCCGTCGGGGCCCCTGTGGAGCTGCCAGGGCTCGGCTTGCCCTGCTGGGGTCAGCGGGGTCCCCAGGGGGGAAGGGCAACACCCCTGGgtgcagcagctccacagctgcACCCACCCGCTGGCGCGTTCCTGCTACCTTGTTTATCTCCTTGTGTCTCTCCTTGCTGACGATTTCTTCTAGTACTTCTCCATCGCCCTTAATAAGCCTGGAAGACAAACACAGGCCCGTGAGCCGTGAGGGCTACTGGCAAGCTCCTGCCAGCCGTGCCATTCCCCCGCCACAGAGGGAGCTGAGCCCTCAGCCCACCCCGAAGGCTGCTGGTGCGCCCCAGCTCCGgcacacagcccccagccccctcacacagcccccagcccccccccacagcccacagcccccccacacagcccacagccccctcaCAGCGACACATGCCCAGGACCCGGTGCTGGGCTGACGCGCCTCTAGGCAAGACCAGCCCGGCTTGTCCCTGAAGGTCCAtcctgtggtattttttttttggctgtatCTCTAGCACAGCAGGCTTCCCCACTGCTCCTGTGGGATGAATGTCACCGCAGCGAGGACAGGTGGGGTCCCCTGAGAAATGAGCACCCCCTGCATGGGCCAGCCgtccctgctccaggctgcGGGCGCTGCCTGCTGTGCGCAGAGCCAGCCACACTTGCACACGGCAGGAGAAAGCACTTCATAAAAGCATCGCCTGCCACCTCACCACACGCAGGCTGCgctggcaacagcagcagccccgaCCCCAGcaaaaactcttccttttttcaccGGGAGTTCAGGCAtggccctggctgccccaggACACTACAGAGCCAAGGACAGGAGCCAGTTTGGGCCCAAAAGGCAGCCAGCCTGAGGAGCAGTTTGCTGAGCAAATTCCAAGCAGTGTCCGAGGTGGCTCACACCTCCAAACGTGAACAGAAATTTAATCATCTTTGTTATGTGCCTTACAGGGAACCGACCTTTGTTCCACACCTCCCCGAGCCCTGCAGGCTGCCTTCTATTTTAAGACTACGCTTGTCATCCCCAATTCTCTTCAGCgtgatgttttctgctttgctgagaaGATGCAGTTTATTAAAAACTGGGTCATTTCTATTGGGCAGCTAAATGAACTTGGGTTTGATTGCTGTCTGTGACCCCAAGTGGCACGCGCTCCCTCCTCGCACCCGGGTGATAACTGGGGCTGAGCACTTCAGAGCTACAAGGCAAGTGCACGGAGCAGTGGGGTGAGGAGGCGTCAGTCACCGCTCAGcttccagccctgcccctgGTTGCAGAGTCCCATTTAACGGGGACAGGCTGGACCCTTCACAGCACAAGGAACAAACcttctgcctccagcagcagggtgctCCGGTGTCTGCATCCTACAGCTCCCGGCTGGAACACCGCCTGGTGCCCCTCGTGTGGAGCCCCAGCACAAGTGGGTAATTTGGTGTCAAACATGTCACTTTCTGGGTAAGTTACACCAGGTCTGACGGGAGGGGAGCTGCGAGGGATTGCCTTgggcttttgctgctgaaggGGACCTGGTTCTACACATGGCACTGCAGTGCCACGGCCGGGCACCCTCCAGGACTCCAACCCACACAACATGGACGGGGATGGACACCTGCCTCCCCTTTGCCCAGAGGTCATACCTGGTTCTCCCTGTTTCGGGATCCACAACTCTCCTTATGACACTCTGCCTTGTGTCCCATTCTTCCTTTGTCATTGGCTTCATAGCCTGGATTCGCGATTTTTGTTCGTCTGTCAGAACTGGAATGCATCAGTTAGTCAGAGCCGTGCTTGTGGGGCCGGCTCctggctgaggggcacagcATCACGCCCGCGGTGAACAGACACACGGGTCACACCTGTTTCCCAGCGGTACTCAGGGTTCAGGGATGAACCATGCAAAGGAATGGTCACTTCACATCCCAAAGCCTGTACCAGCTTTGCCTGGGTGTtactgctgcctgtgcccttCCATTTGCCACCTTTGCTCCCCACTCACAGCTATAAACCACATTTAAACACTTCACAAACGAATCTTTCAGTGTGGCTCCTGACATTTACTCGGTGTGGCTGCCACGATACATACGAAGGAGGAGAGTCTGGAGCCCTGCacacagccctgcttccctcAGACACCTCCCGTGGGTCCCAGGAACAGCGTGTGAGCGCCTTTCCCCAGCGCCAGGCCTGTGTGCGCTGGCTTCGGCCGGAGGGAACCACCACCGTTACCTGGGCCCGTGTCCACCAGCGACTCCTTCTGCCACTGCTCCAGCGAGGGGCCGGGCACTGCTTCTCCCTTGGCTTTCTTCTCCTTAGCCTTTTCCTTTGACTTcttttttgatttcttctttattttcttcttcttgttcttcttcttcttcttctttttgtctttctcttttgcttgcttttttttgctgtgt
The Falco rusticolus isolate bFalRus1 chromosome 1, bFalRus1.pri, whole genome shotgun sequence genome window above contains:
- the ARL6IP4 gene encoding ADP-ribosylation factor-like protein 6-interacting protein 4, encoding MAHSQARKRSRSRSKSNSRSRQERREKKRRKSSKDSQQGSSSPPRKQTSGSHRHKSSSVAAGEEKKKKGKDKKKRKASPSSSETASSSSGSSSSSSSSSSSGDSSDSDSKTKKSRHSKKKQAKEKDKKKKKKKNKKKKIKKKSKKKSKEKAKEKKAKGEAVPGPSLEQWQKESLVDTGPVLTDEQKSRIQAMKPMTKEEWDTRQSVIRRVVDPETGRTRLIKGDGEVLEEIVSKERHKEINKQATRGDGLAFQVRTGMLQ